The genomic region atatctgattttttgttagtCTGATTTTGCTTTGAGGTATGCCACAGAAGTGACCAGTGGGTTGCAATACACaatacgttgtttttttatcttattatggaaggtataaattatatatatatatatatatatatatatatatatatatatatatatatatatatatatatatattatatatatatatatatatatatatatatatatatatatatatatatatgtgtgtgtgtgtgtgtgtgcgtgcgtgcgtgcgtgcgtgcgtgcgtgcgtgcgtgcgtgcgtgcgtgcgtgcgtgcgtgcgtgcgtgcgtgtgtgtgtttaattagTCATTCTTATTTCTACAGAGCTGTTTCGGTTCCCTTTGTTGAGTTTTGCAcgcaaataattatttttacgaGTTGCGCAGCAATTAGCGAGCTCATTATTACTTTCAATGTTCACTAGAGGAATTAATTCtgataaaactattattttattgaaatgaaaacagtTCATGTTGGTGACgcaatatatgatataatatatgttatgcATACCATGATGTGCGACGGAAAGTATGATAGAACACTTAATCAATTCAACGTCCTTAGTATAAAAATTGCATAATGTTACATAAATTACCAAAGCCTATATGCTTTCTAGCATTATCGACATATTCCGTTTCATTGATGAATGCATGATACATATAGTGTTTTTAACCCATATAATGTTGTAGAACTGTTTGAGGCCAATCAAGCGGaccctttcaaatattttcgaTATACCTTAACATTGGTTTATATGATAATTGCCAATCAAAGTGCCATACAATAttcctttgtttttgtgtgaaaGAAAGTTAACTTAATgcaaattatgcattaaaatatcacTATCGATGTTTGAGAAATTAAAAAAACCTAATGCACTGTATTGATCCAACTGGCGAAATACCTTTGAATCGTTGCTAAAATTGAATAGATTAAATTCATTTCTATACACATGTTTAATACTGTCTAATATTTCGTCAGGAATATTCCTGTACGCTTCTATGTAGGATAACTGCTTCATCATACGTCTTTCGTTCGCTGTACTTTCCTCACTAACTTTCTTAAGAACATTAATATAATCAGTCCTACTGATAGACTCTGCCTCAAACCCGAAGATCGAAAAACCCTTGGTCCCTATCACTCCTCGAATCTGCAACTTCCGCCATATTCTACGCAAAGCATCTGGCCATGACATGCACTTTTCAATGTCCTTCCTCCATTCAAAAGGTCCAGAGACCGAATCCTGTATAGCGTCATAAGCATGAAGTTTAGCTGACTTTGCTTCCATTGCATCAAGACTCCTAAACTGTCCAAGAGCTGACAATATACTTGTGATATCGTCTTTGAACGTTTCCATTTTGCCTATATATGTGTAGTTTACTTCACATGGTAAACACGCATCCCACTTGGCAACATGGCAGTCGAGAGATTTTTTCTTCTTATCCGTGACAATCACATATTCCAGCAGTTGTCGAAATGAATAATTCGCATATCCACATTGGTTATTTTCTGCACTAGACAACCGATTGAAATATGGATTAGGTCCAACAAATTTATCAACGTAAGCGGAAAACAACATATCAAATGGGCTCCTTACAAACATAAACCGAAAACTGTTACTTGCATCTTTGCTGCCGACCGTCCACTTGTTAAGGTCCAAATTATCCGTTGAAGGATGCGCATCTGAGATAGGCACATCAAATGGGGTGTTCACTGTCCCGTTTGGTATTTTCCTGTAGTTAAGTGCCATCATTCGGAACATTCTTGTCAAGAAGGTGGAAGCGATCTTACACAGCGGACAGTACACGGCGTTAACATGCGGGTCGAAACTTACTCGGACCTTTTTGTTCCCCGATCTATGTATGCTGTTCTCACACGCGTGGCGTAGATACTCAGCTCTTGAAAACCCATCCTCCACTGGCAGATCCTGTATTCAGACAGACCAAGACTAAACAATACGTAtcaacgtgttttttttttaaacatgcgCCTTGTCAGTGACAAAATTATACCAAGtggtataatttgaacaactcTAACATTACTACATTCCaatattaaaattccaaaaGATCAAGACCAAGCCGATCTAAAGCGCAAAATTTGAACGACGAAGTACTCGGTAGATGTACTCTTTGTACATACTAAATATAAGCATCTCTATGCTTTAAAGACCTGTCACATCTAGCCGATTTGGCTCGCCGGAGCTAAACCGGAGAAAGAAACTGGCATTTTCGGGGATCGGCATTATATGGCATCGCGATGGTATGAAATGTGTATGTAATGCCATGGCTGCCGAATTATACTAGTCTACGTTTTGTCATGTGCTGGGGCATGTTAGGAGTGTTCTCTCATTTCGATATGTGCAACTTCATTATGTTATGAGGACTTTTCAAAATGGTAGGTACGTTTTATATTTCGTTATGGgcaaatttcattatattaagtGTACTGATCATTGTATTAGATGCATTCTGTGTTTCGTTATGTGCGAgcttaattatgttataaataatcaTCAACATGTTACCGTAGGTGCATTCTCCATTTCGTTTTGTGCATACTTCGTTATGTTTTGTGTACCGACCAACGTGTTAGGTGCATTCTCTTTTTTGCTATGTTCAttctttattatgttatgtgtaccGACCAATGTGTTAGGTGCATTCTCTTTTATGCTATGTGCATTCTTTATTATGTTATGGGTACCGACCAATGTGTTAGGTGTATTCTGTCTTTTTGATATGTGCAttctttattatgttatgtgtaccGACCAATGTGTTAGGTGCATTCTCTTTTTGGCTATGTTAAttctttattatgttatgtgtaccGACCAATGTGTTAGATGCACTCTCTTTTATGCTATGTGCAttctttattatgttatgtgtaccGACCAATGTGTTAGGTGCATTCTGTCTTTTTGATATGTGCAttctttattatgttatgtgtaccGACCACTGTGTTAGGTGTATTCTGTCTTTTTGATATGTGCAttctttattatgttatgtgtaccGACCAATGTGTTAGGTGTATTCTGTCTTTTTGATATGTGCAttctttattatgttatgtgtaccGACCAATGTGTTAGGTGCATGTTTTTTTGGCTATGTGCAttctttattatgttatgtgtaccGACCAATGTGTTAGGTGCATGTTTTTTTGGCTATGTGCAttctttattatgttatgtgtaccGACCAATGTGTTAGGTGCATGTTTTTTTGGCTATGTGCAttctttattatgttatgtgtaccGACCAATGTGTTAGGTGCATTCAGTGTTTGGCGATGTGCATTCTTTATTATGATATGTGTACCGACCAATGTGTTAGGTGCATTTTTTATTTCGTTATGTGCATACATCCTTATGTTATATGTACCGACCAATGTGTTAGGTGCTTTCTCTGTGTGAATACTTCGATATGTTATGTGTTATGCTTCAACATTTCctttcaaatatattgattttctttttaatcttTTCTTAAGTTACAAAGCGATATAAATCTGACAATATTGAAGTCCCTCCGTCTGCAAATAGAGTttggatctctaatcattgaagtacttggggtttaccttttcgtttgttattattatttgttttattgataagtttcctcaaggtaatgcatactttgagaagatttaccttttgcgttttatctttattaagaattgttgggataagagtgaggtttgtgcacataaacttgtttaaacccccagcaaatttacattttactgaccgttacaaggcggtacctaacaattcttgataaacataccaattattgaatatatatagtatttatgcactgagctgtttgtagagttttgtgctgttctatgtttcttgtttgtgatgttgtgttctatgtctttggcgtttgcccattgccactaaaccgggtttatgttaaaaaaaattgctactgggcatgtttctgtagctttttgcatatatattgtcaaaaaatgCATACTGTTAACTGAAGTAAGAACATGGATTAAAATTGATATACGTATTGGTTTATTTGAAAGTAagtattaagaaaaaaagagaaggTGAAATTTTTAGACATATACAAAGGTCTATAAAACATCAGTATTTAAGTAAGAGTTTTATAACTTGTCATGATTGAGCATACTTTTAATGTCAGTAAGTGTATGAAGTTGGATATAATTAATggtttaaaagttaaaagaaGTAAACATGAATCATGCgtaatttttaaacagttatattGCGCCATAAATTTTACTCTATTAATGTTGAAATTATATAACTGGTCTCGAGGAACGACTTGTTACTATGAGTTGGTGTATAAAAAcgaatttgatatatttaatgattgtaaaatcaaaaagaaaaaaaaaatgaacattgtttgcgttttttaaaaaaggtacaAATGGCCGTAAATTATACAACATTTAGTTGGATTTAGATGTTCTGAAACCGCACACTATAACtttgtatcaaatttaaaatgaatatcattaattgttgcagtgtttgataaaacaacCAATACAAATTTTAACGTACGGACGGACAAATAGACGGGCGGACCGTGAGATTTTTATAGGGCATCCGAAAGTCTTTAGCAGGTCCCTAACTATAGAAGGCACCTAATACATTTTGTCGGtcacataatataaatatgcaCATAACGAAATATAGAACGTACCTGACACATCAGTAAGTActcataatataatgaaatgtgCACATAACGAAACATAGAAAATACCTAATATTTTGACAAGTACACATATCATAATCAAGTATGCACAAAAAGAAATGGAGAATTCACCTAACATATTGCCAAGTACACATACCTAAATAAAGTATGCACATAAAGAAATGGAAAAAGCACCTACCATGTTGATACATATACAGATCATAATGGGGATATAACGTAGACCAGTAAAAGGAGGCAGCAAATGCCTTCCATAGTAGTGTTAGGACTTTGTCAGAGCATCGGTGTTTAAAAAAGCAACGGCCAGCCATGGAAATAATGTGACTGCCACGGCAGTACAACGTTTGTACTCCGGTATCCCTCCGCCATAGCTCCTGTCATCTGTGACACATAGATAGAACTATGGCGGCGCCTCAGTATAACTCTTAAGTGGCAGAAAAGGGCTATTTTGTAGCAATTTGTTCGGACAACGGTAAAAACCGGTAAAACCAGGTATCACAAGGACTGTACTACACCGGTATTGCTACGGCAAATTgtgatattaaaaatgatttttcgaCATAATCGCCAATTTTCTCCCCATTTTTGATAGTATGCTCCGGTTAAATCCCGACAAAACATCTGACATACCCTTAATTCAGATacgcattttctttaaatattgttatcttaTCATCAGCGGACGTCTACGAGCATCGTTTCcaatttttctgttttatttttatttttttagcttgTTTAGTTTAAGGTACCTTTATATCCTTCAGGATACTACTTTTCTTTGCATCTGGTGTTGTTACTTGATAAATCTTTTCTTCTGACGTGGGCATCAACTCTGGATCAAGGGAACGGTACAATGTTAAGATCACTGGCAATAGTACATCAACCTTAGCCTTAATAAATACACTTAACAAATGTTGCTATCGCTCTTTTGGTCGCATCACCGACAGCTTAACGGGAATGTATATAACCATATGCGATGAATagcatatacatacataatagttatagtatatatatatatatatatatatatatataatcataccAGTTAATTCAGTATCAAACAAGGACCTTGTCTTACAGATAACACCTTGTACTAAATACATGGAAACATCATtcacaaattataacaaaaatatatggaatGACATTCCTTCAAATATACGTGCCTTGAAAACCATTAAAACGTTCAAAGGAAATTGTAAGCATCTTTTATTGTGTGAATGATAAGATAATTTACATTTTccttaacatatttatatgtttaaattatagtCATGCCATTTGAGTGTATGTCAGTGAATGTTTAAGTATGAATGAATTTATTGACATTATGTTTAATAgtcttatatataaatgtatctttctagtttaaacattgacattgatttttaagaataatcctttttcatttgtttctgTACTTTGAAGGTCgtattgaaaataagaatatatgtttttatatgtctAAATGTGTAACCTTCTGTAAATAAAGCATAGATTATTATACTGTCTCACCTGTGTGATAGGAGGTAAAAGAAATCATGAAAACTTTTTGCTAATTAAGGTAATCCGCCAATCTAGCTGTGGAATGTGCTTGAAAGTTGATAATGTTCAAggaaaatagaagaaaaaatacAGTATGCAAGAAAAGTAAACATAAAATGGGTTAATGTTCAAGACTTTTGCGGTGACTAATTCCAAAAAGGGCGAATCACTGTTCTACTTTCAGAATGAATAgatatggaaaaaaatgatGTCGTGTTTGCTGCAcctttcattaaaaacaaacacgaaatccttcataacaaccattgtttccgatatttattcatcctttgatggtaaatttaaacaattgtatttattgtggaACATCTTCATTGGGAGTAAGGGAGTATCTTTAAACAAACTACTTTTAGTAACACATCGGTCATCGAATGGCGGAGATGGCCGTGTTTCCAGCGCTCGAATCAACGACCGTTAGTTTATCAAAAGGATGCCCTACTTTTCAACTTTATATTTAATCACTTATAAGGTACACGAATATTGAAACGATGCCTTGTAATTTCAATCATAgggataaaaaaacactattaatTATAATGCAACTATTTAACTACACGTGACTAACTcaaattatttagtaaaaatgtGTGCAAA from Mya arenaria isolate MELC-2E11 chromosome 3, ASM2691426v1 harbors:
- the LOC128226512 gene encoding carbohydrate sulfotransferase 10-like, encoding MILRRVHLSVRRRRNIWALTMIVGTGMVIYLTLNHFPCSELMPTSEEKIYQVTTPDAKKSSILKDIKDLPVEDGFSRAEYLRHACENSIHRSGNKKVRVSFDPHVNAVYCPLCKIASTFLTRMFRMMALNYRKIPNGTVNTPFDVPISDAHPSTDNLDLNKWTVGSKDASNSFRFMFVRSPFDMLFSAYVDKFVGPNPYFNRLSSAENNQCGYANYSFRQLLEYVIVTDKKKKSLDCHVAKWDACLPCEVNYTYIGKMETFKDDITSILSALGQFRSLDAMEAKSAKLHAYDAIQDSVSGPFEWRKDIEKCMSWPDALRRIWRKLQIRGVIGTKGFSIFGFEAESISRTDYINVLKKVSEESTANERRMMKQLSYIEAYRNIPDEILDSIKHVYRNEFNLFNFSNDSKVFRQLDQYSALGFFNFSNIDSDILMHNLH